The proteins below come from a single Parazoarcus communis genomic window:
- a CDS encoding TRAP transporter small permease, translated as MNSAVMTARNHPEATVPAPRGWLAQIDRNGERWLLLFFYATIISVISVDVVRRFGLSYSSVWGEEVARYAFIYLTWIAAAFAVRDRAHIRIDALVQALPARGRAISWLLSDFFTLVFAVIALYLSIEPVLTSIRFGSVTPGLRVSQAWFLVAVPFGFSCIVLRVLQSMRRDIKDLKAGRPPFEGHKLFD; from the coding sequence ATGAACAGCGCAGTCATGACTGCCAGGAACCACCCGGAAGCGACGGTACCAGCCCCGCGGGGCTGGCTTGCGCAGATCGACCGCAACGGTGAGCGCTGGCTGTTGCTGTTCTTCTACGCCACCATCATCTCGGTCATCTCGGTCGATGTGGTGCGCCGTTTCGGACTGTCCTACTCGTCCGTATGGGGCGAAGAGGTCGCGCGCTACGCCTTCATCTACCTGACGTGGATCGCCGCCGCCTTCGCCGTGCGTGACCGGGCACATATCCGCATCGACGCCCTGGTTCAGGCACTGCCGGCACGCGGACGGGCAATCTCCTGGCTGCTGAGCGATTTCTTCACCCTCGTGTTCGCGGTGATCGCGCTCTACCTGTCGATCGAACCTGTCCTCACGTCGATCAGATTCGGTTCGGTGACACCGGGCTTGCGCGTCAGTCAGGCGTGGTTCCTGGTTGCCGTCCCCTTCGGCTTCTCCTGCATCGTGCTGCGGGTGTTGCAGTCGATGCGTCGCGATATCAAGGACCTGAAGGCCGGACGACCGCCCTTCGAGGGCCACAAACTGTTCGACTGA
- a CDS encoding TRAP transporter substrate-binding protein, which translates to MNTKIQSNEPQQIERRRFFQMSGRFGFTAAVAGVSAGALFSDDAMAQVANEERERESKAKFQVIMATEYILGASRSYPMMQLDLKENLQNFTQGNVYVKLSPGGQLGVGGALVSKVQNGTVPIAMHSISNFAPFAPAVDLINIPYWCGNNQQFVNLVTSAAWRNRVHPAVEARGFKPLMYVCIDPRTVAIRKGLRDRPVSVPDDIAGIKFRVPSSKVLQTFYRLAGANPTPVAWGETSSAMKQGVADALDPSLQALLTFGFADTLHSISTIRSVPDAQIYSCNLQWFNSLPKDIQAGITEAADVTFRQNLARVPASRAYAMDQLRQAGVRIHVPAADDIKQWVARCGHQLPAWDAMKAEFAGSLADFNKLLEAANTQGDYHVQDVS; encoded by the coding sequence ATGAACACAAAAATCCAGAGCAACGAGCCGCAACAGATTGAACGCCGCCGCTTCTTCCAGATGAGCGGACGCTTCGGCTTCACCGCAGCCGTCGCCGGTGTCAGTGCAGGCGCACTGTTCTCGGACGACGCCATGGCGCAGGTCGCCAACGAAGAGCGCGAGCGCGAAAGCAAGGCCAAATTCCAGGTCATCATGGCCACCGAGTACATCCTCGGCGCCAGCCGCAGCTACCCGATGATGCAGCTCGATCTGAAGGAAAACCTGCAGAATTTCACCCAGGGAAACGTCTACGTCAAGCTCTCGCCGGGCGGGCAACTGGGCGTCGGTGGCGCGCTGGTGAGCAAGGTACAGAACGGCACGGTGCCGATCGCGATGCATTCCATCTCGAACTTCGCGCCTTTCGCCCCCGCGGTCGATCTGATCAACATCCCCTACTGGTGCGGCAACAACCAGCAGTTCGTGAACCTGGTGACGTCTGCCGCCTGGCGCAACCGGGTGCATCCTGCGGTCGAGGCGCGCGGTTTCAAGCCACTGATGTACGTGTGCATCGACCCGCGCACGGTCGCGATCCGCAAGGGCTTGCGCGATCGCCCGGTATCGGTGCCGGACGACATTGCCGGCATCAAGTTTCGCGTGCCTTCGTCAAAAGTGCTGCAGACCTTCTACCGCCTCGCCGGCGCCAACCCCACGCCGGTGGCCTGGGGTGAGACCAGCTCGGCGATGAAACAGGGCGTGGCCGACGCGCTCGACCCCAGCCTGCAGGCCCTGCTGACATTCGGCTTTGCCGACACCCTGCACTCGATCTCGACCATCCGTTCGGTACCCGACGCTCAGATCTACTCGTGCAACCTGCAGTGGTTCAACAGCCTGCCCAAGGACATTCAGGCCGGCATCACCGAAGCCGCCGACGTCACCTTCCGTCAGAACCTCGCCCGCGTGCCCGCATCGCGCGCCTACGCCATGGATCAGCTGCGCCAGGCCGGCGTCAGGATCCACGTGCCGGCCGCTGACGACATCAAGCAATGGGTGGCGCGCTGCGGTCACCAGTTGCCGGCCTGGGATGCGATGAAGGCGGAGTTCGCCGGCTCGCTCGCCGACTTCAACAAACTGCTCGAAGCTGCCAACACCCAGGGCGACTACCACGTCCAGGACGTGTCATGA